A genome region from Haliotis asinina isolate JCU_RB_2024 chromosome 11, JCU_Hal_asi_v2, whole genome shotgun sequence includes the following:
- the LOC137256230 gene encoding secretin receptor-like, whose amino-acid sequence MSEKEQKRLLLKAKVACYWKMVEHENRSTQGYEFEQPATSCEAVWDDVLCWDASPAGSIATQPCPDYINGFNRNENATRQCTDNGTWFVSPERNHTWTNFSACSKPTIDLKFHAENAARLRLMYSIGYSVSVAFLIVAVVIMLCCRRMHSKSNTLHINLFIAFILRASVSFLKDLLFKGVGLDMDVRLKSDGTYEFLEGQHWQCKLLFVIFNYSISASITWIFIEGLYLNMLIYKTLATERRGVKMYIILGWVMPVFLLIPWVIVKAVYENTYCWNIQENRHYFWILKGPGVAIVIVNFISFIDISRILCMRARHSKTSAGKAKYRKLAKFILVLIPLFGVTYIVFLVAFPAEFNTQYINMAHLYIEMAYNSFQGFVLAVLFCFLNEEVHGELKRLWKHHQTRRSDMAAFRMSSGSSWKKCSKPSPALERRHHREQRRKQTSTTPGYNHEHSNELLKTALLARAYNVANICEGIDGSGGEGIVPLPVKVGSFALDNNANTQSLEHNLLCDHEEEPHNTEIEYQS is encoded by the exons ATGTCGGAGAAGGAGCAGAAACGACTGTTGCTGAAGGCGAAAGTGGCGTGTTACTGGAAGATGGTGGAACACGAGAACAGGTCCACGCAAG GCTATGAGTTCGAGCAGCCAGCGACGAGTTGTGAAGCCGTGTGGGATGACGTGTTATGTTGGGATGCTTCTCCTGCCGGCTCCATCGCCACTCAGCCCTGCCCAGACTACATCAACGGTTTCAACAGAAACG AGAACGCCACGAGGCAATGTACAGACAATGGCACCTGGTTTGTGTCCCCGGAGAGGAATCACACCTGGACTAACTTCTCAGCCTGCTCAAAACCAACCATCGATCTCAAGTTCCATGCG GAGAACGCTGCCAGACTGCGGCTTATGTACAGTATCGGCTACAGCGTCTCCGTCGCCTTCCTCATCGTCGCCGTCGTCATCATGTTGTGCTGCAG acGGATGCACAGCAAGAGTAACACCCTTCACATCAACCTTTTCATTGCTTTCATCCTAAGAGCATCAGTTTCCTTCCTCAAGGATCTGTTGTTTAAAGGGGTAGGTCTGGACATGGATGTCAGACTCAAGTCAGACGGGACGTACGAGTTTCTAGAAGGCCAA CACTGGCAATGTAAGCTCCTGTTTGTGATCTTCAACTACAGCATATCAGCTAGTATCACGTGGATCTTCATAGAAGGCCTGTATCTCAACATGTTGATATACAAGACTCTTGCCACGGAGCGGAGGGGCGTAAAGATGTATATTATTTTAGGCTGGG TAATGCCAGTGTTCCTTCTGATCCCGTGGGTTATTGTGAAGGCTGTCTATGAAAATACATA CTGTTGGAATATTCAAGAAAATCGACACTATTTCTGGATCTTGAAGGGCCCGGGTGTCGCGATTGTTATT GTTAACTTCATATCGTTTATCGACATTTCCCGGATACTATGCATGCGTGCTCGACACAGCAAGACCAGCGCCGGGAAGGCGAAATACAG GAAATTAGCCAAGTTTATCCTGGTGTTGATTCCGCTGTTTGGCGTGACGTACATTGTGTTTCTTGTGGCTTTCCCTGCTGAGTTCAACACGCAGTACATCAACATGGCGCATCTCTACATAGAAATGGCGTACAACTCATTTCAG GGCTTTGTGTTGGCAGTGCTCTTCTGCTTTCTAAATGAAGAG GTCCACGGTGAGCTGAAACGTCTGTGGAAACACCACCAGACCCGAAGGAGCGATATGGCAGCTTTCCGCATGTCGTCCGGGAGTTCATGGAAGAAGTGCTCTAAACCATCGCCTGCTCTGGAGAGGAGGCACCACAGAGAGCAGAGGAGGAAACAGACTTCTACAACACCTGGGTATAACCATGAACACTCTAACGAGTTACTAAAAACTGCGCTGCTTGCTAGGGCGTATAATGTCGCCAATATCTGTGAGGGCATTGATGGAAGCGGTGGAGAGGGGATCGTTCCTCTTCCAGTGAAAGTGGGGTCTTTTGCTCTCGACAACAATGCTAACACACAGTCTCTTGAACACAACCTACTGTGTGACCACGAGGAAGAACCACACAACACAGAAATAGAGTATCAAAGCTAG
- the LOC137255761 gene encoding parathyroid hormone/parathyroid hormone-related peptide receptor-like isoform X2 codes for MPRNLSTQALVVSVMSETEQRKLLLGAKVRCYRKMVRVSNTSSHDPADGPTPCVVAWDDILCWDETPPGTMAQQHCPDYVNGFNKNEFARRYCDANGSWWINPANNYSWTNFSACEKPPIDLRYHADIANKLRLLYTVGYSVSLSALVVAVIIMLCCRRLQSKSNILHINLFIAFILRASVSFLKDLLFKGVGLDMDVRLKPDGTYEFLEGSHWQCKLLFCLFNYTITASIMWIFIEGLYLHMLIYRTLSTERNGVSYYIVLGWVLPLVFLIPWIVVKALLENTYCWNIQARPEFLWILKGPGIAVVLINFFFFLDIFRILFLRVRANQRHLGKTKYKKLAKFILVLIPLFGLMYIILIVAFPAEFTQEDYNLFYLYIEMGYNSFQGFLLALLFCFLNEEVHAEIKKMWYRHKTRRADDAAFTRSLGASSWRKSSGSKSSPASERRQGDSGRLKLGSTPSCEHDKSDHLLKKALIANAKRILSEQNTEGDHGGGNSLEVCMPSRGEPATNCAENV; via the exons ACCCTGCGGACGGCCCTACGCCCTGTGTGGTGGCCTGGGACGACATACTGTGCTGGGATGAGACACCCCCCGGCACCATGGCCCAGCAGCATTGCCCGGACTATGTCAATGGCTTCAACAAAAATG agtttGCGAGACGGTACTGTGATGCGAACGGGTCATGGTGGATCAACCCCGCCAACAACTACTCCTGGACCAACTTCAGCGCTTGTGAGAAGCCCCCCATTGACCTCCGATATCATGCC GACATAGCAAACAAGCTTCGACTGCTATACACTGTGGGATATAGTGTGTCGCTGTCTGCCCTCGTCGTCGCCGTCATTATCATGCTATGCTGCAG GCGATTGCAAAGTAAAAGCAACATTCTTCACATCAACCTCTTCATTGCCTTCATCCTAAGGGCATCAGTCTCGTTCCTCAAAGATCTGTTGTTTAAAGGAGTAGGTCTGGACATGGATGTCAGACTCAAGCCAGACGGGACCTACGAGTTCCTGGAAGGTTCT CATTGGCAGTGTAAGCTGCTGTTCTGTCTCTTCAACTACACCATCACCGCCAGCATCATGTGGATCTTTATAGAAGGCTTGTATCTCCACATGCTGATATACAGGACGTTGTCTACAGAGCGGAATGGCGTGTCGTACTACATAGTGCTAGGCTGGG TTTTACCTCTGGTGTTCCTAATACCTTGGATTGTCGTCAAAGCATTGCTAGAAAATACATA CTGCTGGAACATACAAGCAAGGCCGGAGTTTCTGTGGATACTGAAGGGCCCTGGAATAGCGGTAGTGTTG ATcaactttttcttcttcctGGACATATTTCGTATATTGTTCCTACGAGTGAGAGCGAACCAGCGACACTTAGGAAAAACCAAATACAA AAAACTGGCTAAGTTCATCCTGGTACTCATTCCGTTGTTCGGTTTGATGTACATCATACTCATCGTCGCCTTCCCTGCTGAGTTCACCCAGGAGGACTACAACCTGTTTTATCTCTACATAGAAATGGGCTACAACTCATTTCAG GGCTTTCTTCTCGCCTTGTTGTTCTGCTTTTTGAATGAAGAG GTCCACGCTGAGATTAAAAAGATGTGGTACCGCCACAAAACCAGACGAGCAGATGATGCCGCATTTACAAGATCATTGGGTGCATCGTCATGGAGGAAGTCCTCTGGAAGCAAGTCTTCCCCTGCTTCCGAGCGTCGCCAGGGAGACTCTGGCAGGCTAAAACTAGGTTCAACGCCCTCATGTGAACATGACAAATCAGATCATCTGCTGAAAAAAGCATTAATTGCAAACGCGAAGCGCATTCTTTctgaacaaaacactgaagGTGACCACGGAGGAGGCAATTCTCTTGAAGTCTGTATGCCATCAAGGGGAGAACCTGCTACTAACTGCGCAGAGAATGTGTGA